One Paraburkholderia agricolaris genomic region harbors:
- a CDS encoding phasin family protein — MTLLTPEQFAAAQKANFETLFGLTTKAFEGVEKLVELNLQVVKSTLAESQENAQRALSVKDAQELLALQASLAQPVAEKALSYGRHVYEIVSATQGEFTRVAEAQFEEQNRKVQSLVENVAKNAPAGSETAVAVIKSAITAANTTYETVHKATKQAVEIAESNFNAAATAASKAASQAAAQASRSAKKAV, encoded by the coding sequence ATGACTCTGCTGACCCCTGAGCAATTCGCTGCAGCCCAGAAAGCCAACTTTGAAACGTTGTTTGGCCTGACGACCAAAGCATTTGAAGGCGTCGAAAAGCTGGTTGAACTGAACCTGCAAGTCGTGAAATCGACGCTCGCAGAAAGCCAGGAAAATGCCCAACGCGCGCTGTCGGTGAAGGACGCGCAGGAACTGCTGGCACTGCAAGCAAGCCTTGCACAGCCGGTGGCTGAAAAGGCGCTGTCGTACGGCCGTCACGTGTATGAGATCGTTTCGGCCACGCAAGGTGAATTCACCCGCGTCGCGGAAGCTCAATTCGAAGAGCAAAACCGCAAGGTCCAGTCGCTCGTCGAAAACGTTGCGAAGAATGCACCGGCCGGTTCGGAAACCGCTGTCGCCGTGATCAAGTCGGCTATCACCGCCGCCAACACCACGTACGAAACGGTCCACAAGGCAACCAAGCAAGCTGTCGAAATCGCCGAAAGCAACTTCAATGCAGCCGCAACGGCCGCATCGAAGGCAGCATCGCAAGCCGCTGCACAAGCATCGCGCTCGG